CGTCACGGACGCCGAACGCGAACCGGATGTGCGCCTCGAGCGCCACCGGCAGCGTGCACCCGAGGCCGCGGGCGAGCTGCGCGATGTCGCGACCCGCGCAGATGACGGCGTGGTCGAACGGGGCGGTGGAGCCACCGGCGACGACCTCGACCACGCCCGTCGACCGCGGCACGACGGCGTACACCTCGTCGGCGACCAGGTGGTCACGCAGCACCCGGGTCAGCGACCCGATCGCCGCGCGGGTACGGATCGTGCCCGCGGTGTGGTCCACCAGCGCCGGACCGTCGTAGCCGGCCGACATCGGCAGGAAGCGCGGAACCTCGGCGCCATCGATGAGTCTGGCCGCCACCCCACCGACCGCGGTCAGGGCCTCGAAGCGTCGCTGCACCGCGGGACCCACCGCGACCGCGCCGTCGGACGACACGAGCTGGGTGCCGAACCGCTGCTCCCAGGCCCGCCAGATGACCAGGCTGCGCTGCGCGAGCTGCACCAGCCGCGGGTCGTCGTGGGCGTGGCGGAAGATGCGCGAGCTCCCACCGGACTGCCCGCTGCCCGGACTGCCGCGCTCGAAGACGGTGACCGTCACACCGCGGTCCACTAGCGCCGCGGCGGTGGACAGACCGACGATGCCCGCGCCGACGACCGCCACGCTCGTGGCTTTCGGAGCGATGGTCGGCGGTGTCATGCCGACGCGGTCGGATGGTCGTGGCGACACGTGAGATCCAACCGCCCGCTCATGACCACGACGGTACCGCTCGGCATGACCGCTTCCTCCGAGCATCGTGTTCTCGCGCAGCTTCAGGAGGCCACGCGGGCGCACGTCGGTCGGGCCCTCGCAATCGGGCATGGTCGACAGCACACGCGTGAGTGATCCGCCCGGTCGTCCAGCGCGTCCGCGAGCTGGCGCGAGGCGCCACGTACCGGTCGCCGGACGCCCGTGCGCGTTGCGTCATCAGACGAGGCTCGGTGGCACGAAGCAGGCGTTGATCAGGCGGTTGACCTTGTCGATGTGGACCTGCCCGTCCCGCAGGGTCAGATTGCGGTGGCCGGGCAGGAGCGCATCCACGGCAAGGCCGGTCAGTCGGCGCACGCTCGCCAGCAGCGCCTGCAGGTCGCAGTCCCAGGTCGCCAGCAGCGACACCTTGCCACCCCAGAAGATCAGATCGCCCGAGAGCAACGCTGTCGAGGCTCCATCGTCGACGACGTACGCCAGGTGACCCGCCGCATGCCCGGGCGTCTCGAGGACCCGCACGACACAGTCGCCGAGGTCGAAGACCTGTCGGTCGGTGAGCGCATCCGCGACGGGACACGGCTCGACGCGGAAGCCCTGCGGGTAGAACTCGGCGCGGCGTCCGAGATCGAGGCTCATCGCCGCCTCATCGCGGCGCTCCACCCAGTCGGCAACCTGCTCCGAGGCGTGCACACGCAGGTGCGGGAGCTGGCGACGCAGCTTCGCCGCACCGCCACAGTGGTCGGCGTGCGCGTGGGTCAACAGCAGGCGCGGTACGCGCCTCGGCTCGACCCCGGTCTGGGCGATGACGCATGGAACCGTCGGTCCCGCGACCGCAGCCGGCGTCGATCAGCACCGCTTCGCGGTCGCCGACGACCAGGAACGCGTGCGCGTCATAGGCGTCGGTCAGGTACAGGCCGCTCGATCCGCTGCCACCAGATGGATGCGTTCAGTCAGACGCATACGTGCTCCGCTGTTCCGCCGCGTGTCGTTGGCAACGACGTGCTGGTCCCGCCCCGGACGGTAGCGGGTGGACGACTGCGCGCACTTCCACGGCACGACAGGTGCGTCGCCGCCCCGTTCAGCAGTCGGCCACCGCTCGACGTGCCTCCATCAGACAGGCGG
The DNA window shown above is from Euzebyales bacterium and carries:
- a CDS encoding FAD-binding oxidoreductase, translated to MTPPTIAPKATSVAVVGAGIVGLSTAAALVDRGVTVTVFERGSPGSGQSGGSSRIFRHAHDDPRLVQLAQRSLVIWRAWEQRFGTQLVSSDGAVAVGPAVQRRFEALTAVGGVAARLIDGAEVPRFLPMSAGYDGPALVDHTAGTIRTRAAIGSLTRVLRDHLVADEVYAVVPRSTGVVEVVAGGSTAPFDHAVICAGRDIAQLARGLGCTLPVALEAHIRFAFGVRDGLVAKSACLQDASGRFSHVSAYGSRQPGGRAYAVGLSRPIAVTDDGGVADADAFARARQETCDYVRRALPGLEPQPVGSRACWITRLPWGDDGLAVWQEGNVHIVAGHNLFKLAPWIGTAVADAIVDGEPYDDLHPDAGLGSAPAPRR
- a CDS encoding MBL fold metallo-hydrolase — encoded protein: MAQTGVEPRRVPRLLLTHAHADHCGGAAKLRRQLPHLRVHASEQVADWVERRDEAAMSLDLGRRAEFYPQGFRVEPCPVADALTDRQVFDLGDCVVRVLETPGHAAGHLAYVVDDGASTALLSGDLIFWGGKVSLLATWDCDLQALLASVRRLTGLAVDALLPGHRNLTLRDGQVHIDKVNRLINACFVPPSLV